The window CATGATCAGAGAATGGTTCAGCGCTCTGCCCTCTTCTGCCGTTAGTCCCTGAGGTACCGGTGTTCCGGTGCCGGTACTTATTTCAGGATCCAGGCTATCTACATCAAAAGATATGTAGATGGCATCACAATTATTTAATACCTCCATTATCTCGCCTACGACCGCTGCTACACCTTTAGTCCGCACCTCCTCAACTGAAAAGTTGCGGATACCATGGCGGTTAATAATTGCCTTCTCGGGCTCCTCGAAGGAGCGCATGCCAATAAATACAATATCCGAAGGATCTATTTTAGCACCCTCCACACCAATATTTTTGCATTTATTCCACTCTTCTACTGTTTCAGTCTGTGGATAATTTACCTGGCATTCTTTATTATCGATGCCGGTTACAACAGATAACGGCATGCCGTGAACATTACCAGAGGGGGTGGTATAGGGCGTATGCAGGTCGGCATGAGCATCTATCCAGATCACCCCGATGCGTTTATGGGGCATCTGCATCTTTATGCCTGCAATGGTACCAGCTGCCGTAGAGTGATCGCCGGCCAGCACAACGGGAAAACAACCTTCTGCAAGTGTGTTTTTTACGGCACCAGCGGTGTGCTCCAGTATTTGTCTAACCTGCGGGATGCGTTTTGCGTAAGGGTGTAATATATCTTCAAATAACTGTTCATTGAGCGTGGGAACGGCCAGGCATGGATATTTTTTAAAGAAATCGGATCCTTTGGCAAGGGAAGCAGCTTTTAAAGCTCCTATACCAAGACTGGCACCGCGTGTGCCAGCTCCTAACTCAGAAGCTACCTCTATGAATTTTATCCTTTCCATATTGTATTAGCCAGTTATTTATTCAAATTTTAGGACGTAAACTTAATTACCGCACGAAACCAGGAGAATGAGAAGCTACGCTGACCTAATTCATCAGACATTTTACTTTCCAACAGAAGAATTTCGCGTTGAAAACGGAGAGTTGATTTTCAACGATGTGCCTTTAATGCCCATCATAGAGCAATATGGTACACCCATGAAGCTTACCTACCTACCCAAAATCGGGAGGAACATTCAGCAGGCTAAGCAACTGTTTGCCAAGGCAATTGAAAAGCATAATTATAAAGGGCAATACACTTATTGCTATTGTACCAAATCTTCCCATTTCAGTTTTGTGGTAGAAGAAGCGTTAAAGAACGACATCCATCTGGAGACTTCTTCGGCCTTCGATATGCCCATTATTAAAAGGCTATATGAAAGAGGGAAGATTAACAAAGATACATTAATTGTCTGTAATGGCTATAAAAGAGACCGCTACAGCAAGCATATTTCTGACTTTTTGAACGAAGGATTCCATAATTGCATCCCGGTGCTGGACAATATGATGGAGTTCCAGTACCTCGAGAAATGGGTGAACGTTCCCTATAAAGTAGGCATACGCGTGGCTGCAGATGAAGAGCCAAATTTTGACTTTTATACCTCCCGACTGGGTATTCGGTACAACGATGTAATCAACTTTTATAAAGAAGTGATCAGCCAGAGCCCTAAAGCCAAGCTGAAAATGCTTCACTACTTTATCAATACCGGTATCAAGGATACTGTTTACTACTGGAGTGAACTAAGTAAGTTTGTACAGATGTATTGTGATCTGCGCAAGATCTGTCCTGACCTGGATACCATCGATATAGGCGGTGGCTTCCCCATCAAAACATCGCTGCATTTCGACTACAATTATGAGTACATGATCGATCAGATCGTGATGAACATCAAGGAAATGTGCCGGGAAAATGACGTACCGGAACCGCACATCATCACTGAATTTGGCAGCTATACCGTAGGCGAAAGCGGTGCTACCATTTACTCGGTGCTGGGCCAGAAACTGCAGAACGATAAGGAGCTTTGGTACATGATCGATGGCTCTTTTATTACCCAGCTGCCCGATGTATGGGGCTTGAACCAGAAGTTTCTGATGCTTGCCATCAATCATTGGAACAACCGCTTCCAGAAGGTAAACCTTGGCGGGCTTACCTGCGACAGCCAGGATTTCTATGCTTCTGAGGCACATACTTCCGAAGTATACCTTCCTAAAATTGAAGAAGGCCAGATGCTCTACATGGGTATGTTCCATACCGGGGCCTACCAGGAAACGCTGGGTGGCTACGGTGGCGTTCAGCACTGCCTGATTCCTGCTCCGCAGCATATTGTAATCGACAGAGATGAGAATGGCAGGATCACCCACCAGGTTTTCTCTACTGAACAGGATAGCGAGAGCATGATGCAGATACTAGGCTACGGCAAAAAATAACTAAGCAAAGACAAAAGAAGAGCCCCATTAAATTAATAGGGCTCTTCTTTTTTTGCAAGTGCTTTAAGTGCATGTGAATGAAATGTACCGGAGGGTTATTTATTCTTCGGCACCAGGCCTGTCTCTGAGCTTCAGGAAATTTCTGTAGTTAAAAGTTTTACGCGGAATGCGATAGGTTACATTTACCCCCATGGTGATAAAGTTGTCATTTAGCCTGTTACTAAAAGCCTTTGCCACACCGGCATCTAAATAATCAGTTCCGGTCAGGTAGTAGGCAAGTTCCAGTCCCATCTTAAAAAAACTGCTAAGCCTGTATTCAGCCCCCAGGCCAAGTGGTGCTACAAATGCTGTTTTACTAAAATCGGGATTACCGGAAAACCCTTCACCGGAATCTGAATTTCTTGGGTCAATGTAAAGCAAGCCTGCTCCGGCAAGTGCATAAAAATTCCAGTTCATGGTAAGCTCATCAAATTCACTGACTGGAAAGAGGCTGTGTTTGACTGCCAGAAATCCTCCGAAATTATTGCTGGCCATGCCTCCTCCACCTAAATCTGTGGGCGAAGTACAGCTCATACGATAATAGCTTGTCCTGGCTAACAGATTAATGTATTGCGTTAGCTGGTAGCCTACCCCCAGGGAAACGTGCGGGTTCAAAAAATAATTTTGGTCTTCCCACTCTGCCATGGTACAGGTATTACCATCGAGCGCTGTAAAGCCTACATTAATCTGGGCACTAAAATTGCTCTTATGCGGGTGTACGTATCTGTCAAAATAACTTTTTTCCGGAGTGGGCTGACCAAACGCATATAAATTAATCAGCATGCCTAAAAACAAAAGTGTATAACGCATAGCTATAATATCTACAGAAGATAAAAAAGTTAATATACCAGTATACGAGCTGATTGGGCTTTGGATACGGTTGCTAAATTTGCTAAAGTAACCCAGACTTTTTGATCCTGAAACACAAAAAACATTTTTTAAAAGACTAACCCAGTTGCAATAATGCCTTTTTCAAAAATGCTGAACAAATGGTGCTGCATTCCTGCACTTTGCCTTCTCCTTGCCAGTTGCACGGCTCCCAGATCGATCATTAATTCCGGAAAAGTAACAACTCCCGGACAATTTAAAGTAGGATTTAATTATGGTGGTAACATAGCCACAGAACCCTTAAGCCAGCTGGATGATATTGCTAGAGCCACAGTAGATGCAGTTGTTAACAGAGACTCTGTTTTTTTCGATGAACAAATTGATGTTTTTGCACAGGCGCTTACTGCCTATGCCGTAGACCCTGTAGGTCCTGCTTTTGATGTTTATGTAAGGTATGGCATTGCCCCCCGCTTCGATGCCGGCTACAAATATGCTTCTGGCGCACATGTAATAGATGGCATGTACCAGTTTATGGGTTCTACCGGAACACCTGAAAACCCCGGAGCCGAAGGATTGTATGGCAGCATTGGGCTCCAGTATTCCGGCCAGAGCCTTAACATTGGTGACCAGTTTTACCTCAGAAGGATCAATAACCTGTTAAAATTTAGTGCTACCCGGCGCGACCTGGTAGTACCGCTTATCTTCAGTAAATCTTTTGGCCCTGAAGAACAAATTGGCAGCATTGCCTTTGGTGTTGTTTATAACCATACGTTCATTAATTATGGTTTTGAACCGGGAAGGGTTTTCAGGCGTGTGGGGGGTAACCGAGTTGAAAGAATCGAAAGTCTTTCAGAAAGCAACAATTTCTCCTCTTTCGGTGCATTTATCAATGCGCGCATCGGGTTAAAATTTATTTATATACTGCCTGCACTTACCCTTTACTACCAGGATTACGGTACCTACCGGCTGCTTGAGGGTAGAGAGTACAGTTTATCTGGCGTAACCATTATTCCTTCCATTGGCCTGCAGGCTAGGTTTGGCGGCAGAAACAGAAGATAGCGTCTAGAAACAACAGATAAAAAAGGGAATGGGCTTTAGCAGCCATTCCCTTTTTCATTCCAAAACCTGAACAGTTTATTATAACCCGATAGGTTCGTATTTTCTGGTAATGGTAATCTGCTCTGTTTGCTTCACAAAATTGTTCCAGTCGTTCTGGAAGAAATTATTTACTTCCTGCAAATAGGCCTGTACTTCCCTGCCCAGATGAGCCACTACCATTTTTTGTCCTTCAGTTGGAGCACCTGTTACAGGGGTAGGCTTGGCAAACACACCACTCACCGATCCAAAAGGTGAGTTGAAGTAGCTGGATGCCTCTCCTATTTTTACACTAAGCAGAGCAGGATCTTCAAAAATACCCTGTACATCCTCTGCAGGGATTACCTTTTGCAGCAGCTGGTCTAACTGCTTTTTCATAAGCTCTCCCTGCAGCTGCATGGCTGTTTTTTCCTGGCCTTCCAGCTTCTCTACCACTGCATCCACACTTTCCTTGGCTTCCTGCAGGTTGGTTACTGCCTGGGTTACTCCTTGTACATAATTAGAGAATTCATCCAGCAGGGCATAGGTTTGCTGCAGACTTTCAGCATCCAGCTCAAGGCGAGGATCTGCCTTAACCTGTACCTTGCTGCTTGCAACAGCATCGCCGTTGATCACCTTTACTGTATACTCGCCCGGTCTTACCAACCTGGCCGCTTCCAGTGGCTGATTTTCTTTTCGTTTAGGCGCACCCGGCATCTGGATGGCATCATGCTCCAGCGACCAGAAGAACCGGTTCATGCCCGGCTCTGTCTTTACCTGCATGTGGCGGATTACCTTACCGGCAGCATCTGATACCTCTATGTAAAGGGTATCTTTTTTGGCAGCTGATTGCAGCTCTTTTACAGAGAATGTTACCTGGGCACCAAAGGGCTGGTTCTCACCCTGGTACATGGCATCGCCATGAAAGCGGGTGCCGCCTGCTTCGCGGTAGCTCACCAGGTATGCATCCGGAATAGGGTATACGTGTACCGCCTCATCCAGCACCTTAGTACCCTGCTGTGCAATTTCCCTAAGCGGACGGATATCATCCAGTATCCACATAGACCGGCCAAAGGTAGCAATAGCCAGATCATGCTCCCGCGGATGAATCACCATGTCCATGGTAGAAACATTGGGATAACCAGCCGTCCATTGTGCCCAGCTGGCACCGGCATCTACACTTACATATAAACCACCTTCTGTACCTAAAAACATCAGCTTTGGCTCCACGGTATCCTGTATAAAGCTTAAAGTGTAGCCATTTACTTTTGCTGCACTTACCAGGTTTTTCCAGCTTTTACCATAATCGGTGGTATGGTAGAGGTAAGGGGCCAGGTTGTTTCTGCGGTAGTCGTTTACCACCACAAAAGCTTCTCCTTCCCTGTGCTTCGATGCAGTGATCTGCGGCACCCAGGCTCCTTTGGGATAGCCCTTAATATTACCTGCAACATTCTTCCAGCTTTTACCGCCATCCTGTGTGAGCTGAATATTGCCATCGTCGGTACCCACCCAGATCACACCCTGTTTCAGGCTGCTTGGTGCAATGGCCATGATGGTAGTGTGGTTTTCAGCACCCGTTATATCGTAGGTAAGGCCTCCTGTTCTGTTTTGCTTCTGTTTTTCTGGGTCGTTGGTGGTTAAATCCGGGGAAATAATCTGCCAGCTCCGCCCTTCGTCGGATGATTTGTGCAGGTACTGGCTGCCATAATATATGGTTTTAGGGTTATGCGGATCCTGGGCTATGGCTGCATTCCAGTTAAAGCGCAGGAATTCACCATCTGGGTGCACCGGCTTGATAAACCTGGAAGCACCCGTTTCATAATCCAGGCGCATGAGGTTACCGCCCTGCCACATGCCGTAGCCGTAGCGGGTGTTGTCCTGGTCGGTTACTACATCAAAGCCATCACCAAAGGCAATTTCCTCCCAGTAGCTGTTGCGTATACCGCTGGTACGCCATACCTTGCTCGGACCACGGAAAGTGCCATTATCCTGGGTACCTCCCATTACATTGTAAGGGGTATCCATGTCTACTGCAATGTGGTAAAACTGTGTTACCGGCAGGTTTTCGACATAGCGCCAGCTTTTGCCCCTGTCTCTGGAAATAGCCAGACCACCATCATTTCCATTGATGATCAAATTGGGGTTTTGGGGGTGTATCCACCAGAAGTGATGGTCACCATGAATGCGGTCCCAGCCAAGCAGTGTTGTAAAGGTTTTACCTCCATCCTCACTTACTGTAACATTGGAAAATACGTTGTAGAGCCTGTTCTCATTTTCAGGATCCACCGCCAGATCGGCATAATAGAACGGACGGTCACCTATATTTTTATCTGTTACTTTCTTCCAGCTAAAGCCGCCGTCTTCAGAACGGTAAAGTGCATTTTTCTTAGACTCCACCAGGGCATATACAATTTTTGGATTGCTCCTGGCAATGGCCAGACCTATTTTACCAAGCTCACCCTCCGGCAGCCCATCTTCTGCTGTTTTCTTTACCCATGTATTACCACCGTCGAGGGTCATGTAGAGGCCGGAACCCGGACCTCCTGATTTGAAGTACCAGGGCCAGCGGCGATACTCCCACATGTTTACCAGCATTTTATTGGGGTTGGCCGGATCTACAACCAGATCGGCAGCCCCTGTTCTTTCATTTACATAGAGAATTTTTTCCCAGCTTTTTCCGCCATCGGTGGTGCGATACACACCTCTGTCACTGGTATCGCCCCAGGCAGTGCCCAGTGCCGCCACATACACTACTTCCGGGTTGTTCCTGTTGATAATGATGCGGTGAATGTTGCTGGTAGCCTCCAGTCCCAGGTGCTGCCAGCTGCGCCCGCCATCGATGCTCTTGTACACACCGTTACCATTGCTCTGGCTATTACGGGGATTGCCCTCGCCGGTGCCCACCCAGATTACCTGTGGGTTTGTCTGGTCAATGGCAACAGCGCCAATGGATGCTGCTTTTTCTTTATCGAAAATCGGTTGCCAGCTAACGCCACCTCCTTCACTTTTCCAGAGGCCACCGGAGGCGGTACCTGCATAAATAATATTAGGGTCACTATGAACGGCGTCTATGGCCGTAACCCGCCCACTAGTTGCGGCAGGGCCTATGTTTCTGGGCTTCATATTTTTGAAGCGTGCCATATCGAGCTGCTGCGCTTCCGTAACTGAAACAGATAAAAACAACAACATTAGCAATGCCAGGCAGCTCTTCCGGATATCTTTCTGCATAAAGGGAATTTTGGTAATAATGAAAAATCTGCAAAAGATATCCAGTATTACAGGAATATAGCAACAGTGCCGGGTGAATTTATCCCATAACTCAGGATTTATTAAAGTTTAACCACTGATAAGGAGTGGTTTTGCCTTACAAGTGTGCACAATCTGCAAGGTGTGGGCTAACAGCTGTGGTTCAGAGCACTAAGAAGAGCGAAACTCACGTTCTCCTCTAGTGTAGTGCCAAAGCAGCCTTTTAACTTAGATTAACTTTCCGGAAAGGGGCCAAAATTGAACAAACTACATACTTTTTGCTATTTTTGAGCCTAAGCTATTTCTGTGCCGTGTCGGATAGTCTGGTAATCATACCCACTTACAATGAGATCGAGAATATAGAAGCCATGATCAGGCGTGTATTTACCCTGCCCAAGGCTTTTCATGTTCTTATTATAGATGATGGTTCGCCCGACGGAACAGCGCAGCGGGTACTGGAGCTTCAGCTGGAGTATCCTGATTCCTTATACCTGCTGCAGCGGCCGGGCAAACTGGGACTGGGTACTGCCTATATCATGGGCTTCCGCTGGGCACTTGACCGGCGTTATAATTACATTTTTGAAATGGATGCCGACTTCAGCCATAATCCAATGGACCTGCTGCGGCTATACGATGCCTGTGCCGGCGAAGGCCATGATATGGCCATTGGATCGCGCTATGTTAAAGGCGTAAATGTGGTAAACTGGCCTATGTCGCGGGTACTGATGTCGTATTTTGCCTCCCTGTATGTTCGTTTCATTACAGGTTTGCCCATCCACGACAGCACCGCCGGCTTTAAGTGCTACACCCGCAGGGTTTTAGAAACCATAGATCTTGCCAATATTAAATTTGTAGGCTATGCCTTTCAGATAGAGATGAAATTCACCACCTGGAAGTGGGGTTTCAGCATCAAAGAGGTACCCATCATTTTCACCGACCGCGATAAGGGCGTCAGTAAAATGTCGCGCCACATCTTTAAAGAAGCCATCTTCGGCATTATTTACATGAAGCTGAAGTCATTCTTCAAAAGCTACCAGCCGAGGGAGTTGGTGAATGAGTGATTGAGTAAATGAGTGAATATTGCCGTTTGGTATATTTTAAGCTCTAACAAGCCATTTATGGTTCTGCTTTGTAATTGCTAAATGTTTGATATTCCAAGAAGACCCATCATTCACTAATTCACTCATTCACTCATTTTCATCAGTCAAACTTGATCGCCTTGATCGGCTGAATGCGGGAGATGATAGTGGCCGGAATGAGCAGAATGAGCATCACCAGCACAAAGATCAGTACATTCAGCCCGATGATGATGGGCCAGTCCCAGAGAATGGGAACCGTGTCCATATAGTAGTTGTCTTTATCGAGCGGAATAATCCTGAACTGCTGCTGAACAAAGCCAAAGCCAATGGCTATGATATTACCCCACATGATGCCCTTCAGTACCATCAGCATGCCATTGGTGATAAAGATACGGCGTAGCTGACCATGAGAGGCTCCCATTGCCATAAGGGTGCCAATCATGGGGGTGCGCTCCATAATCAGGATAAGCAGAATTGACACCATATTGAAGCAGGCCACAAACAGGATTAGGGCCAGAAATATCACCACGTTCCGGTTAAGCAGGTTGAGCCACTCAAAAATCTGAATATTACGATCGGTTACCTTTTCAACATAGTAACTATAGTTGGTCAGCTCGTACAACATCTCCTGGGCTTTGTCCATTTCATTAAAGTCTTTAATATAGACTTCAAGTCCGCCGGTGAGGGTGTCATTCCAGTTATTGAGCTGCCGTACCAGGTCTATATCTCCGATGATGAGCGATTCATCATAATCTTCCATACCCGTGGCATAAATACCTACCACATTAAGCCTTCTGAATCGGGGCGGATTCTGCACAAAATACATGATCACATCTTTTCCCACCTCCAGCCTTAGCTGGTCTGCAATTCGCTGGCTCACCACCACCTGGGTGGAAGCAGCCGTATCTGCCATACTAGGAAAAGTACCCTCCAGCATATTTGGCATAAACCTTTCCCTGTCAAAACTTTTCCCTACGCCCTTCAGCAGTACCCCCAGCACCTCATCCTGGGTCTTTAGCAAGCCAGGCTTATAAGCAAACTGCTGCACATGCTCCAGGTAGGGAAACTTCTCCGGATTTTGATAAAAATCTAATTTGTTGGAGATAGGGTTTTCGGCATACATATTGCCGAATGTATAACGGGTTACTTGCAGATGACCGCCAAAACTCACTACTTTGTCTGTAATAGTCTGCTGAAAACCCTTCAGGATCAGAAACGACACAATCATTACTGCCAGGCCCAGCGCAATACTCGCCACTGCTATTTTATGTATCAGCGAGGAGAAGGAGCGCTTGTTGGCATTGCTGATGCGCGAAGAAATAAAGTATGATAGGTTCAAGCCCGAGCAGGTTTTTATAAGTTAACTATATCAAAAGGCACAATGATGCAGCAAATAGAATTGTTTGGCAAATTTTGCAGGTTTTTTCTGCAGCAGGCGCTACTGCTAATCTTTATATTACCGGCAAGTGCACTGGCTTCCTGCCAGAATAACACTGCGCAAAGCCTTGCAAATAGCCCCCGCACAGATACTGTACCCGCAGCTGCAGAAACTGCTACACCAACTACAACGGCAAGTTTGCTGCTTGGTGCAGAAAGAACAGATTTTTATTTACCCTTTCTGAAAGACAAACGCGTTGGCCTGATTGTTAACCACACCTCGCTGGTGCCGCAGGCAAATGGCGAAGTGGTACACCTGGTAGACCTGCTGCTGAAGCAGGGCGTAAAGGTACAAAAAGTATTTGCCCCGGAGCATGGTTTCAGGGGCACTGCCGATGCCGGGGAAAAAGTCTCCAGCACTACCGATCCTACCACCGGCCTACCGGTAGTATCTCTTTATGGCAACAACAAAAAACCTACACCCGAGCAACTGCAGGATGTAGATCTGCTCCTGTTCGACATACAGGATGTGGGGGCGCGTTTCTATACCTACATCAGCACCATGCATTATGCCATGGAAGCAGCTGCCGAACAAGGCAAGGAAATAGTGGTAATGGACCGGCCAAACCCCCTGGGACACATCATCGACGGACCAGTACTCAATCCTAAATTCCGCTCTTTTGTAGGCATGCACACCATACCCGTTGTGCACGGACTCACCGTGGCAGAACTGGCCCAGATGATCAACGGCGAGGGCTGGCTGGCCGGCGAAAGAAAAGCTAATCTTACGGTGGTGCCTATGGAGAACTACACCCACAACACACCCTACGAACTGCCTGTTCGCCCCTCTCCAAACCTGCCAAATCAGCAATCCATCTTACTGTACCCCAGCCTCTGCTTTTTTGAGGGTACGCCCATCAGCCTGGGCCGGGGCACACCCTTTCCCTTTCAGGTAATTGGCTATCCCGATCAGCGCTTTGGCAGCTTTACCTATACGCCCCAGCCTATGCCTGGCGCTAAAAACCCACCGCTGGAGGGAAAGCAGTGCTGGGGAACAGACCTAAGGAATGTTACGCCTCCGGATAAACTGGACCTTAGTTATGTGATCAGTTATTATAAACTGTTTCCTGAAAAGGATCAGTTTCTAAAGCCATTCTTCAATACCCTGGCGGGCACCGATCAGCTGGCAGCGCAAATAAAGCAGGGACTTACTGAAAACCAGATACGGGCAAGCTGGCAGCCGGAGCTGGAAAGCTATAAAAGTAAGCGAACCAGATACCTGCTCTATCCTGATGCACAGTAAGAAGCCTGTATTCCGGACAAAACGGTTACTGGTGCGCCAGTTCTCACAGGCAGACCTGCTGCCTTACAGGGCACTGGAGGGCAATCCTACGGTAATGCGTTTCATAACCGGCAGGCCCAGGACACCGGCAGAAAGCAGGGAGCGGCTCAACAACCTGATTGAGCGCTACCAAATGGAACCACAGTCCGGCATTTGGGCAGTAGTACTGCAGGGGAGCCAGGAATACATAGGTACGGCATCGCTCTTTACCCTGCCAAACAGCCCTTACCTGCAGATTGGCTATAAACTCAAGCCCGAAGCCCAGGGCAAAGGCTATGCAACTGAAATTGCTGAAGGTCTGCTCTATCATTCCTTCTTTAAAGCCGGCTTGCAAAAGGTAGTAGCGGTTACCCATCCGCAAAACAAGGCTTCGCAGCGGGTTTTAAAAAAGCTGGGCATGCAGCCCTGTGGATTCCTCCGGGCCTATGACATGATGCTCACTTACTTTAGCCTTGAAAAAGGGCAATACCTTGAGCGTTTGCGCAAAAGAGGGTAGCTTTACTCTAAATCATTTTTATGGCTGATTTACGCATTGTTTTCATGGGCACGCCAGAGTTTGCCGTGCCAAGCTTGCAGATACTGGTAGAGCAGGGTTTTAATATCGTTGGGGTTATCACTGCACCAGACAAACCCAGGGGGCGTGGCCAGAAAGTGGTACCATCGCCGGTAAAGGCTTATGCCGAAAGCCAGGGCCTGCGTATATTACAACCCACCAATCTTAAATCACCTCAGTTTCTGGAGGAGCTGCGCAGCCTGCAGGCCAACCTGCAGATAGTAGTTGCATTCCGGATGCTGCCCGAAGTGGTGTGGGCAATGCCGGAGAAAGGCACATTTAACCTGCATGCTTCTTTGTTGCCGCAATACCGGGGTGCAGCCCCCATTAACTGGGCCATCATCAATGGCGAAACCGAAACAGGCATCACCACTTTTTTTCTGAAGCACGAAATAGACACCGGGTCCATCATCTTCCAGGAGCGCGAACCCATCAGGATCGATGATACCGTTGGCACCCTTTACGAGCGGCTGATGCAAAAAGGCTCCTGGCTGGTGCTGCGGACGGTGCAGGCCATTGCTGCCGATACGGCCCCCAGCCAGCCACAGCAGGAAAGCGGAGTACTTAAACATGCTCCTAAAATCTTCAGGGAAACCTGCCAGATAGACTGGCATAAGCCTGCCCAGCAGCTTTATAATTTTATAAGAGGCCTAAGCCCCTACCCGGCTGCCTGGACGGAGCTGCAGGGAAAAGTACTGAAGGTGTACAAAGCCAGCCTAACCGGAAAGCCAGCACCCGATAAAGCCCCCGGAGAGTGGGTGAGCGATGGCAAAACCTTGCTGGCCTGCAAAGCTGCCGATGAGCTGATAACAATTGAAGAGCTGCAGCTGGAAGGAAAAAAACGCATGACCACCGAAGAATTTTTACGAGGATTTCAACTATGATACGTTCTATAATAGTAGCCCGCGCTGATAATGGCGTTATCGGAAAAGACAATGGTCTGATCTGGCACATGCCCCATGACCTTAAATTTTTTAAAGACACCACCAGCGGACATTACGTGATCATGGGCCGCAAGAGCTACGAAGCCATTAACAAGCCGCTCCCTAACCGCCTGAACATTATTGTTACCCGCCAGCAGGACTATTTCAAAGAAAACTGCCTGGTACTCCACAGCCTGGAGAAAGCACTGCAGCTGGCAGAGAATCAACAGCAGCAGGAGGCTTTCATTTTAGGTGGAGGAGAAATCTACCGCCAGGCACTTGATAATGGCTGGGTAGACAGGATCTACCTGACTGAAATCAAAGACAGCTTTGAAGGCGACACCTATTTCCCGGAGCTGGACATGAGCCAGTGGGAGGAAACAAAACGGGAAGAATACCAGGCCGACCACCAGAATCCGCATGCTTATGCCTTTGTAACCCTGGAACGGAAATAAAACAGCTAAGAAGTAATTCTTCCACTGTGGCTGGATTTTACTTTTTGAAGCCTGTTCCAGTCAGGCTGATGGAAAAAATAAATTAAAAAAGCCAGCACCTTTCATAAAGTGCTGGCTTTTTTATGCTTTTGATGGTTAACAAACAGATAGTTCTAAACTGCTGCTTTCGCTGGCTCGCGGAAGCCTACCCAGGTAAATCTCTTCACCACATATTCAGGGTTTGTAAAGCTTGCATTTCCTGCAGGGTTACCGCCGGTAACATGAAAATCAGAAAAACCTGCATTTTGATTTACATAAATGCCACCCGTAAGGTTAAAGCTTACCGGCGTAGCTGCCAGCCCCATCTGATCGGCAATGGTCTCTTTCAGGTTATCGTCTGTTACATAGGCACCACAGCTTATCGCTCCATGTTGTTTTGCAAGATCACGCGCCAGCTGAATGCTCTGGTCGGTACTTTCAGTTTTAATAAGCAATACCACCGGACCAAATAGTTCTTTGCTGTATACTGCCTTATCAGCTGCCTCTACCTGCAATACCACTGGCGATGCAGTGCGTGCTTTAGGAAACATAGGGTTCTCTACGGGGCGTGACTCCAGTAAAACCTTACCAGGC of the Flammeovirgaceae bacterium 311 genome contains:
- a CDS encoding hypothetical protein (COG3876 Uncharacterized protein conserved in bacteria) gives rise to the protein MMQQIELFGKFCRFFLQQALLLIFILPASALASCQNNTAQSLANSPRTDTVPAAAETATPTTTASLLLGAERTDFYLPFLKDKRVGLIVNHTSLVPQANGEVVHLVDLLLKQGVKVQKVFAPEHGFRGTADAGEKVSSTTDPTTGLPVVSLYGNNKKPTPEQLQDVDLLLFDIQDVGARFYTYISTMHYAMEAAAEQGKEIVVMDRPNPLGHIIDGPVLNPKFRSFVGMHTIPVVHGLTVAELAQMINGEGWLAGERKANLTVVPMENYTHNTPYELPVRPSPNLPNQQSILLYPSLCFFEGTPISLGRGTPFPFQVIGYPDQRFGSFTYTPQPMPGAKNPPLEGKQCWGTDLRNVTPPDKLDLSYVISYYKLFPEKDQFLKPFFNTLAGTDQLAAQIKQGLTENQIRASWQPELESYKSKRTRYLLYPDAQ
- a CDS encoding putative acetyltransferase (COG1670 Acetyltransferases, including N-acetylases of ribosomal proteins) — encoded protein: MHSKKPVFRTKRLLVRQFSQADLLPYRALEGNPTVMRFITGRPRTPAESRERLNNLIERYQMEPQSGIWAVVLQGSQEYIGTASLFTLPNSPYLQIGYKLKPEAQGKGYATEIAEGLLYHSFFKAGLQKVVAVTHPQNKASQRVLKKLGMQPCGFLRAYDMMLTYFSLEKGQYLERLRKRG
- a CDS encoding methionyl-tRNA formyltransferase (COG0223 Methionyl-tRNA formyltransferase), translated to MADLRIVFMGTPEFAVPSLQILVEQGFNIVGVITAPDKPRGRGQKVVPSPVKAYAESQGLRILQPTNLKSPQFLEELRSLQANLQIVVAFRMLPEVVWAMPEKGTFNLHASLLPQYRGAAPINWAIINGETETGITTFFLKHEIDTGSIIFQEREPIRIDDTVGTLYERLMQKGSWLVLRTVQAIAADTAPSQPQQESGVLKHAPKIFRETCQIDWHKPAQQLYNFIRGLSPYPAAWTELQGKVLKVYKASLTGKPAPDKAPGEWVSDGKTLLACKAADELITIEELQLEGKKRMTTEEFLRGFQL
- a CDS encoding dihydrofolate reductase region (COG0262 Dihydrofolate reductase); protein product: MIRSIIVARADNGVIGKDNGLIWHMPHDLKFFKDTTSGHYVIMGRKSYEAINKPLPNRLNIIVTRQQDYFKENCLVLHSLEKALQLAENQQQQEAFILGGGEIYRQALDNGWVDRIYLTEIKDSFEGDTYFPELDMSQWEETKREEYQADHQNPHAYAFVTLERK